The Erpetoichthys calabaricus chromosome 5, fErpCal1.3, whole genome shotgun sequence genome has a segment encoding these proteins:
- the LOC114652577 gene encoding CD209 antigen-like protein E, translating into MDTEGIYTSLEKHSVDTYATAGQSRVKRAAVQPGDHCHSQKTATEINIYNTLCQQGTGHTKQTAESTSQVNKRGYLLKLALGLLFAILVVAIIFLVMYCKHCSPRPMEGRTCHSCPDNWLLFNYKCYIFSTNKMNWTSSRDDCILQGGKLAIIESLEEQTFLKSFTALKGGENMFYWIGLTDVDNEGQFQWIDGTYLDKNISFWGPKQPNNLPPGENCVLFLTLEGFTGWHDYSCKTLSRRICEREAHS; encoded by the exons ATGGACACAGAGGGCATTTACACATCTCTGGAGAAGCACTCTGTTGACACCTATGCAACAGCAGGACAGTCCCGGGTGAAAAGAGCAGCTGTGCAGCCAGGAG ATCACTGTCACTCACAGAAAACTGCAACCGAGATAAACATCTACAACACTCTATGTCAGCAAGGAACTGGACACACCAAACAAACCGCAGAAAGTACCTCTCAAG TGAATAAACGAGGCTACCTACTAAAACTGGCACTGGGGCTTCTGTTTGCCATACTGGTGGTTGCCATCATCTTCCTGGTCATGTACTGTAAACACTGCAGCCCAAGGCCTATGGAGG GGAGGACTTGTCATAGCTGCCCAGACAACTGGTTGCTGTTCAActacaaatgttacattttttccacTAATAAAATGAACTGGACCTCAAGTCGTGATGACTGCATCTTGCAGGGTGGGAAACTGGCTATTATAGAGAGTTTGGAGGAACAG acatttttaaaatccttCACTGCACTCAAAGGAGGGGAAAACATGTTCTACTGGATTGGACTGACAGATGTGGATAATGAAGGTCAATTTCAGTGGATAGATGGGACCTATCTTGATAAGAATATCAG ctTCTGGGGCCCAAAGCAGCCTAACAACTTGCCCCCTGGGGAGAACTGTGTACTGTTTCTAACTTTAGAAGGTTTCACTGGATGGCATGACTATTCATGCAAAACACTCTCAAGGAGAATTTGTGAAAGAGAAGCCCATTCATAG